The following are from one region of the Aquirufa lenticrescens genome:
- a CDS encoding glycosyltransferase family 9 protein, which translates to MRLLFIRFSAIGDIVLASPALRCARQQIPGVEIHFLTKKSMKAVSEANPYVDQFHYFDKDLAATIQELKSYKFDYIIDLHKNLRSLRIRLALGVPYLSYNKLSVEKFLLTKFHLNKMADRHISLRSVDTLASLGVVYDGKGLDFFVPSEVKEPTFFTEGYVALVIGASYATKKLPLESLKVLCTQIPHPIVLVGGKEEKEDGDQLASQDPSRIVNTCGTYSLHESALMVAKARVVISHDTGMLYIACAFEKNVIAIWGATSPALQVEPLMPSDSKAQIFQSIVPDLSCQPCSNFGTKTCPKGHFACMKKQDLPEIVRQVEKMWN; encoded by the coding sequence ATGCGGCTACTTTTTATTCGTTTCTCGGCCATTGGCGACATCGTTTTAGCTTCTCCAGCCTTGCGTTGTGCGAGGCAGCAGATTCCCGGTGTGGAGATTCATTTCTTGACAAAGAAGTCGATGAAAGCCGTTTCTGAAGCGAATCCTTACGTGGACCAGTTTCATTATTTTGACAAAGATCTTGCTGCCACCATCCAGGAATTAAAGTCCTACAAATTCGATTACATCATTGACCTACACAAGAATCTGCGCAGTTTGCGGATTCGTTTGGCCTTGGGCGTTCCCTATTTATCCTATAATAAGCTCAGTGTTGAGAAGTTTTTGTTGACTAAATTCCACCTGAATAAAATGGCCGATCGCCACATTTCCTTGCGCAGTGTGGATACCTTAGCATCTTTAGGGGTTGTCTACGATGGAAAAGGTTTGGACTTTTTTGTGCCCTCTGAAGTCAAAGAGCCCACTTTTTTCACAGAAGGCTATGTGGCTTTAGTCATAGGTGCTTCATATGCTACTAAAAAATTGCCTTTGGAGTCTCTGAAGGTCTTGTGTACGCAAATTCCGCATCCGATTGTTTTGGTAGGCGGCAAGGAGGAGAAGGAAGATGGAGATCAATTAGCCTCGCAGGATCCTTCAAGAATCGTTAATACTTGTGGCACTTATTCTCTACATGAATCCGCTTTGATGGTTGCCAAAGCCCGTGTCGTCATCTCACACGATACCGGCATGTTATACATCGCCTGTGCCTTTGAAAAGAATGTAATCGCGATCTGGGGAGCTACTTCCCCCGCTTTGCAGGTCGAGCCTTTGATGCCTTCAGATTCGAAAGCTCAGATATTTCAATCCATTGTCCCTGATTTGAGCTGTCAGCCGTGTTCGAATTTTGGTACGAAGACCTGTCCTAAAGGCCATTTTGCTTGTATGAAAAAGCAGGATTTACCGGAGATTGTAAGGCAGGTGGAGAAAATGTGGAATTAG
- a CDS encoding glycoside hydrolase family 43 protein, producing the protein MKKILALSLLSLTALGQSKPLVSHMFTADPSAHLFQGQIYIYPSHDIDAGVKEDDLGSHFAMRDYHVLSQKTPASPVVDHGVALKLEDVAWASKMLWAPDAAESKGSYYLYFPAKDKEGVFRIGVASSSKPEGPFKAEKEYMKGSFSIDPCVFKDADGSYYLYFGGIWGGQLQRWKSGTYGATDESQPANGQPALMAKVARLDANMKQMAEAPRNVQILDANGKILLSEDHDRRFFEAAFVHHYQGKYYFSYSTGDTHNIAYATGTSPYGPFTYQGVILRPVKGWTNHHSIVEQNGKWYLYYHDVEISGKTHLRNIKVTELKYRPDGSIETIDAYK; encoded by the coding sequence ATGAAAAAAATACTTGCTTTAAGCTTATTAAGTTTAACTGCGCTGGGGCAGTCGAAACCCTTAGTTTCGCACATGTTTACCGCAGATCCATCCGCGCATCTATTTCAAGGACAAATCTATATTTATCCATCGCATGACATCGATGCGGGCGTAAAAGAGGATGATTTAGGAAGTCATTTTGCGATGCGTGATTACCATGTGTTATCTCAAAAGACGCCAGCTAGCCCGGTGGTAGACCACGGTGTGGCTTTGAAATTGGAAGATGTGGCTTGGGCATCCAAGATGCTTTGGGCTCCGGATGCTGCTGAATCGAAAGGATCCTACTATTTATATTTCCCAGCAAAGGATAAGGAGGGAGTTTTCCGCATAGGAGTAGCCTCTTCCTCTAAGCCAGAGGGTCCATTCAAAGCAGAAAAAGAGTACATGAAAGGCTCATTCAGTATTGATCCTTGTGTGTTTAAGGATGCAGATGGATCTTATTATCTATATTTTGGTGGAATCTGGGGTGGTCAATTGCAACGCTGGAAGTCGGGTACTTATGGCGCTACAGATGAGTCGCAACCAGCCAATGGTCAGCCTGCTTTGATGGCCAAAGTAGCTCGTTTAGATGCGAACATGAAGCAGATGGCAGAAGCTCCGCGAAACGTACAGATTTTAGATGCAAACGGGAAAATATTATTATCTGAAGACCATGATCGCCGTTTCTTCGAAGCTGCTTTCGTGCACCACTACCAAGGGAAATACTATTTCTCTTATTCTACTGGCGATACGCATAACATCGCTTATGCCACAGGAACTAGTCCTTATGGTCCATTTACCTACCAGGGTGTCATCCTAAGACCAGTGAAAGGCTGGACGAACCACCACTCGATCGTAGAACAAAATGGCAAATGGTATTTATATTACCATGACGTAGAAATCTCAGGTAAGACTCACTTAAGAAATATCAAAGTGACTGAGTTGAAATACCGACCAGATGGTAGTATTGAGACGATAGATGCTTATAAATAA
- a CDS encoding M24 family metallopeptidase has protein sequence MQRRNFIKGGLLASTLSLKSSIPALAPIEFTPISAEERKMRVAKAQKLMAEKQIQSIILDAGINMNYFTGISWHPSERSMLAVIPVKGEINFICPAFEEDRFLEMAPAGTKVSIWEEDENPFALATCVLKGIGIEKGQIGIDEFCRFFIFDGLRKSDASFQFVSADPITIPCRIIKSAAEISLMQKANDATVKAIQAGIAALSIGCTPRQISQKIAQAHAEQGTMHGFASVTFGVATSFPHGSSRKQILKSGDVVMLDCGCSVGGYESDITRTVVFGEPSAKQKQIWDLEKKAQQAGFEAAKLGAPAENVDFAARKVLIDAGFGPDYKLPGLPHRTGHGIGMSGHEWGNMVKGNKAPLEIGMCFSIEPTIAIPGEFGVRLEDCAYMTADGPKWFSNPSPSISEPF, from the coding sequence ATGCAACGTAGAAACTTCATTAAAGGAGGCCTTTTGGCTTCTACCCTTTCTTTAAAATCCTCCATTCCAGCTTTAGCGCCTATCGAATTTACGCCCATCAGTGCGGAAGAACGCAAGATGCGCGTAGCTAAGGCGCAGAAATTGATGGCGGAGAAGCAAATTCAGTCTATTATTTTAGATGCAGGGATAAATATGAATTATTTCACGGGCATCAGCTGGCATCCATCGGAGCGCTCGATGTTAGCGGTTATTCCGGTGAAAGGTGAAATAAACTTCATTTGTCCGGCTTTTGAGGAAGATCGGTTTCTAGAAATGGCTCCAGCAGGAACTAAGGTGTCCATCTGGGAGGAAGATGAGAATCCTTTTGCGCTAGCCACTTGTGTCCTGAAAGGTATTGGAATTGAGAAGGGCCAAATAGGTATCGACGAATTCTGTCGTTTCTTCATCTTCGATGGATTACGCAAATCAGACGCTAGCTTTCAATTCGTGAGCGCAGATCCGATTACCATTCCATGTAGAATAATCAAATCAGCCGCTGAAATTTCCTTGATGCAAAAAGCAAATGATGCGACGGTTAAGGCGATTCAGGCCGGAATTGCGGCTTTATCAATAGGTTGCACGCCTCGCCAAATCTCTCAAAAGATTGCTCAAGCTCACGCAGAGCAAGGTACGATGCACGGTTTTGCATCAGTGACTTTTGGGGTGGCGACTTCGTTTCCCCACGGAAGTTCGAGAAAACAGATTTTGAAATCAGGCGATGTCGTGATGTTAGATTGCGGTTGTAGCGTGGGAGGATATGAGTCGGATATAACAAGGACCGTTGTTTTTGGGGAGCCTAGCGCGAAACAAAAACAGATCTGGGATCTAGAGAAAAAGGCGCAACAAGCAGGTTTTGAGGCGGCTAAATTAGGAGCACCAGCTGAAAACGTAGATTTTGCCGCGCGTAAAGTATTGATTGACGCAGGTTTTGGCCCAGATTATAAACTACCGGGTCTACCTCACCGGACCGGTCACGGAATCGGAATGAGTGGACACGAATGGGGAAATATGGTCAAAGGGAACAAAGCACCGCTAGAAATAGGCATGTGCTTCAGTATTGAACCGACGATTGCGATTCCAGGGGAATTTGGGGTACGATTAGAAGATTGTGCCTATATGACGGCAGATGGACCTAAATGGTTCTCAAATCCAAGCCCTTCGATCTCAGAGCCGTTTTAA
- a CDS encoding Gfo/Idh/MocA family oxidoreductase, producing MKQIETALLSFGMSGRVFHAPFIQLHPGFNLRGSWERSKKTIENAYPDSTSFDSMEAVLADPSIELVIVNTPIYSHFEYATAALKAGKHIVVEKAFTCNATEAEMLVSLAKEVNRKIFVYQNRRWDSDFLTLKKVHESGVLGDIVEAEFHFDRYNPLMSPKRHKEDAGPGAGIVTDLGPHLIDQALHLFGKPTHVFADLRKTRPGTEVIDLFEILLYYPSLRVRLKSGYYFKEPIPAFQLHGTKGSFIKTRSDRQEVDLDKGLVPMGENWGVDAPSENGILHVEGSSPERIPSEKGEYMAFYENVFQSLRSGAAPAVPGEDGIASMRVIDAAYESLEKQAVISY from the coding sequence ATGAAACAGATCGAAACCGCTTTACTGTCTTTTGGAATGTCTGGCCGCGTTTTTCACGCACCGTTCATCCAACTTCATCCTGGATTCAATTTACGAGGATCTTGGGAACGCTCCAAGAAAACGATTGAGAATGCCTATCCTGATTCCACCTCTTTCGATTCGATGGAAGCTGTTTTAGCAGACCCTTCGATTGAATTAGTGATTGTCAACACCCCCATCTATTCTCACTTCGAATATGCTACAGCCGCCTTAAAAGCAGGAAAGCACATTGTGGTGGAGAAAGCGTTTACTTGCAACGCAACCGAGGCAGAAATGCTCGTATCGTTAGCTAAAGAGGTGAATAGAAAGATATTTGTTTACCAAAACCGCCGCTGGGATTCCGATTTCCTAACCTTGAAAAAGGTTCACGAATCAGGTGTTTTAGGCGATATCGTAGAAGCTGAGTTTCATTTTGACCGCTACAACCCACTCATGTCCCCTAAAAGACATAAAGAAGATGCAGGTCCTGGAGCTGGAATCGTGACCGATTTAGGACCTCATTTAATCGATCAAGCTTTACACTTATTTGGAAAACCTACTCATGTATTTGCGGATTTACGCAAGACTAGACCGGGCACAGAGGTCATCGACTTGTTCGAGATTCTCTTGTATTATCCGTCCCTGCGTGTTCGCTTAAAAAGTGGCTATTACTTCAAAGAACCCATCCCTGCCTTTCAGTTACATGGTACAAAAGGTAGCTTCATCAAAACGCGCTCTGATCGCCAAGAAGTCGATTTAGACAAAGGTCTCGTACCAATGGGCGAAAACTGGGGAGTTGATGCTCCTAGCGAAAACGGTATATTACACGTGGAAGGAAGTAGTCCTGAACGCATTCCATCTGAAAAAGGGGAGTATATGGCATTCTATGAAAATGTTTTCCAATCTTTGCGTTCCGGAGCAGCACCAGCAGTACCCGGTGAAGATGGAATCGCGAGTATGCGCGTCATTGATGCCGCCTACGAAAGTTTAGAAAAACAAGCAGTTATCAGTTACTAA
- a CDS encoding Crp/Fnr family transcriptional regulator has protein sequence MELFNQFEPELSKKIQQVGVVRKFKTDDYLMKTGQSIRSAVLVTKGIIKVFREDEEGNEVFMYNLHPGEACAISMTCAARQLSSQIMAKALVDTEVIAIPAELMDEWGAKYKSWYQFVLETYRSRFEELLDTLDQIAFRNLDERLLWYLKQHQKSLKTNILKASFTDIAQELNSSREVISRLMKKLAEKGFIKINKNQIEIVDLRGL, from the coding sequence ATGGAATTATTCAATCAGTTTGAGCCTGAATTAAGCAAAAAAATTCAACAAGTAGGCGTAGTTCGAAAATTCAAAACGGACGACTATTTGATGAAAACAGGGCAATCCATTCGATCAGCTGTCTTGGTAACGAAAGGAATCATCAAAGTATTCCGCGAAGACGAGGAGGGCAACGAGGTATTTATGTACAATCTGCATCCTGGAGAAGCTTGTGCCATTTCGATGACTTGCGCAGCGAGACAATTATCGTCTCAGATTATGGCCAAAGCCCTAGTAGACACCGAAGTCATCGCCATCCCAGCCGAATTAATGGACGAATGGGGCGCTAAATACAAATCTTGGTACCAATTCGTGCTAGAGACCTACCGATCTCGGTTCGAAGAATTACTAGATACCTTAGATCAAATTGCGTTTAGAAATCTAGATGAGCGCTTACTTTGGTACTTAAAACAACACCAAAAAAGCTTAAAAACGAACATTTTAAAGGCTTCCTTCACTGATATCGCCCAAGAATTAAACTCCTCCCGTGAAGTCATTTCCCGATTGATGAAAAAGTTAGCAGAGAAAGGATTCATCAAAATCAACAAAAACCAGATTGAGATTGTGGATTTAAGGGGACTGTGA
- a CDS encoding sulfite exporter TauE/SafE family protein, whose translation MEIIGYFASLLIGVSLGLIGGGGSILTVPVLVYLFGVNPILATAYSLFVVGASSLVGAIPKYRQGLINLKTAVIFGIPSIAAVYATRKFIVPLIPSEVCMVGDFVVTKSILMMVLFAILMVAASISMIRGKCEQCEKEKLGTYVEEAQVFNYPMILLEGAIVGTLTGLVGAGGGFLIIPALVMLSKLSMKQAVGTSLLIIAAKSLIGFTGDLGHAIIDWNLLLTVTGLAIVGIFFGDILSKKVDGNKLKVGFGWFVLVMGMYILIQQLAFPLK comes from the coding sequence ATGGAAATTATTGGTTATTTCGCATCCTTGTTAATCGGAGTCTCTTTGGGACTTATCGGGGGTGGCGGATCCATTTTAACAGTACCGGTGCTAGTTTACCTATTTGGGGTGAATCCTATTTTAGCAACCGCCTATTCCTTATTTGTCGTAGGTGCAAGTTCTTTAGTAGGCGCTATTCCCAAATACAGACAAGGGTTAATTAACCTTAAAACCGCCGTCATTTTCGGAATACCTTCGATTGCTGCCGTTTATGCCACCCGCAAATTCATTGTTCCTTTAATACCATCAGAGGTATGTATGGTGGGCGATTTTGTCGTAACTAAATCCATCTTGATGATGGTTCTGTTCGCAATCTTGATGGTTGCCGCTTCGATATCGATGATCAGAGGCAAATGTGAGCAATGTGAAAAAGAAAAATTAGGCACTTACGTAGAAGAAGCTCAAGTATTTAACTACCCAATGATCTTGTTAGAGGGAGCGATTGTAGGAACTTTAACAGGCTTAGTAGGCGCTGGTGGCGGATTTTTAATCATCCCAGCCTTAGTTATGCTCTCTAAATTATCTATGAAACAGGCGGTAGGTACTTCCCTATTAATCATTGCAGCGAAGTCCTTAATTGGTTTCACAGGTGATCTTGGTCATGCAATCATTGACTGGAACTTATTATTAACCGTGACAGGTTTAGCCATTGTCGGGATTTTCTTCGGCGATATTTTGAGTAAAAAAGTAGACGGTAACAAACTAAAAGTAGGTTTTGGCTGGTTCGTATTAGTGATGGGAATGTACATTCTAATCCAACAATTGGCCTTCCCTTTAAAATAA
- a CDS encoding ATP-binding cassette domain-containing protein codes for MDNCLAKISDVSVSLGAKPVVSSISFQILSGQKTAIVGPMGSGKTSLAKALAGRLFRTGEVFFSSLNPDKRAYVMLVEQQHQFKNRSNLSEFYLQQRFNSSDCEDAYTVEEELAGLELGNWVSVFELEGLLKRPLIQLSNGENKRLQIVKSLAYQPDWLILDNPYVGLDVKGREILTKGLLSLDSKGIQFILVSSPGDVPDFINQVIELPLARVVKAKPAPLLRLLDLFETAVKMEKVQIKYGSKTILSDFSWKVNRGERWAIKGPNGAGKSTLISLITADNPQAYSQDITLFDRKRGTGESIWDIKRKIGYLSPELHLYFKEGGSCFSVVASGLFDTLGLFKRLTDEQTDQVNHWMQVMGIAHLKERSFLQISSGEQRMVLITRALVKNPELLILDEPCQGLDRVQTEHLKSVLDYLAENSEMTLLYVSHYDRDIPSCVNQVLELKRL; via the coding sequence TTGGATAATTGCCTCGCTAAAATTTCAGACGTTTCGGTATCCCTTGGAGCTAAACCTGTCGTCTCATCGATCTCTTTTCAGATTTTATCTGGTCAAAAAACGGCCATAGTAGGACCGATGGGATCAGGGAAGACCTCTTTGGCGAAAGCTTTAGCAGGACGATTGTTCCGAACGGGCGAGGTCTTTTTTTCTTCGCTAAATCCAGATAAACGAGCCTATGTAATGCTCGTGGAGCAACAACATCAATTTAAGAATCGCAGTAACCTCTCCGAATTTTATTTACAACAGCGCTTTAATTCGTCGGATTGCGAGGATGCTTACACGGTGGAAGAGGAATTAGCTGGATTAGAATTAGGGAATTGGGTGTCGGTTTTTGAGCTAGAGGGACTTCTGAAACGCCCCTTAATTCAACTGTCCAATGGTGAGAACAAACGCCTGCAAATCGTTAAATCATTGGCTTACCAGCCGGATTGGTTGATTCTAGACAATCCCTATGTGGGTTTGGATGTAAAAGGCCGGGAAATACTTACAAAAGGATTGTTATCGCTAGACTCGAAAGGTATACAATTCATCCTCGTTTCTTCGCCTGGCGATGTGCCTGATTTCATTAATCAGGTGATTGAATTGCCATTGGCGCGAGTTGTTAAAGCTAAACCAGCGCCTTTGCTTCGACTATTAGATCTGTTTGAAACAGCTGTTAAGATGGAAAAGGTACAGATAAAATACGGTTCGAAAACCATCTTAAGCGATTTCAGCTGGAAAGTGAATAGGGGAGAGCGGTGGGCGATCAAAGGTCCAAATGGGGCAGGGAAGTCGACTTTGATTAGTTTAATTACGGCGGATAATCCGCAGGCATATTCGCAGGATATTACCTTGTTTGATCGAAAAAGAGGCACGGGGGAGAGTATTTGGGATATTAAACGCAAAATTGGGTATTTGAGTCCGGAGTTGCATCTATATTTTAAGGAGGGTGGATCTTGTTTTTCGGTGGTGGCCTCTGGGTTGTTTGATACACTGGGTTTGTTCAAGCGCTTAACGGACGAGCAAACAGATCAAGTGAATCATTGGATGCAAGTGATGGGCATTGCTCATTTGAAAGAAAGATCCTTCTTACAGATTTCTAGTGGAGAGCAGCGGATGGTGTTGATTACGCGGGCCTTAGTAAAGAATCCAGAATTGTTAATACTCGATGAACCTTGCCAAGGACTTGATAGAGTTCAAACAGAGCATCTGAAGTCGGTGCTCGATTATTTAGCGGAAAACTCTGAAATGACCTTGCTCTACGTCAGTCACTATGACCGCGATATTCCGTCTTGCGTGAATCAGGTGTTGGAATTAAAACGGCTCTGA
- a CDS encoding sugar phosphate isomerase/epimerase family protein, producing the protein MKNNKNTSRRQFLAAGSLASLGLLWASNSSFSFAKPNSVFGGVQIGTITYSFRGMPGDIKQIIQYCVESGVSAIELMGDAVEDYAGRPANPVPMRWTPGQPRPTLTDEQKAALAQYQKDVAAWRESVSMDKFKEVRKMLDDAGISVYAYKPNAFGEKNSDAEVESALRAAKVLGAKSVTLELPSAAQTQRLGALGEKHKIYFGYHTHTQVKDTVYDEALAQNKYNSINLDAGHYIAVGAPHTTASLIAFIEAKHDRISSMHIKDRTSKEHGAGNLAWGNGDTPLKELLTLMKKNKYKFPATVELEYEVPAGSTAVEEVKKCVAYAKNILA; encoded by the coding sequence ATGAAAAATAACAAAAACACATCGCGTCGTCAGTTTTTGGCGGCGGGCTCACTAGCCTCCTTAGGTCTTTTGTGGGCATCGAATTCGTCCTTTAGTTTCGCAAAACCAAACTCCGTTTTTGGTGGCGTTCAAATAGGCACCATTACCTATTCTTTCCGCGGCATGCCGGGAGACATCAAACAAATCATCCAATACTGTGTAGAATCAGGCGTTTCAGCAATTGAATTAATGGGAGATGCTGTGGAAGATTATGCAGGACGTCCGGCAAATCCGGTTCCGATGCGTTGGACTCCAGGTCAACCCCGCCCTACCTTAACTGACGAACAAAAGGCAGCACTTGCACAATACCAAAAAGATGTGGCTGCTTGGCGCGAATCTGTTTCCATGGATAAATTCAAGGAAGTGCGCAAGATGCTTGATGACGCGGGCATCTCTGTTTATGCTTACAAGCCGAATGCCTTTGGCGAGAAAAACTCGGATGCTGAGGTGGAGTCAGCCTTACGCGCAGCTAAAGTGTTAGGTGCCAAATCGGTTACCTTAGAATTACCCTCTGCTGCTCAAACACAACGTTTGGGTGCTTTAGGAGAGAAACATAAGATTTACTTTGGCTACCATACCCATACACAGGTGAAAGATACCGTGTATGATGAGGCTTTGGCCCAAAACAAATACAATTCCATCAACCTTGATGCAGGTCACTACATCGCCGTGGGAGCGCCTCACACGACTGCTTCCTTGATTGCGTTTATTGAAGCGAAACACGACCGCATCTCCAGCATGCATATTAAAGACCGCACATCGAAAGAACATGGCGCTGGAAACCTAGCTTGGGGCAATGGCGACACTCCTTTGAAAGAGTTGTTGACGTTAATGAAGAAAAATAAGTATAAATTCCCTGCGACTGTTGAACTAGAATATGAAGTTCCGGCAGGATCTACAGCAGTAGAAGAAGTGAAGAAATGCGTGGCGTATGCTAAGAATATCTTAGCCTAA
- a CDS encoding serine hydrolase domain-containing protein, with translation MKKASFLAGLLFLCSFTILAQSLPHSTPEAEGVSSEAIIKFIEGYSADKHELHSYMLIRHGKVISEAWWKPFAADKKHSMYSVSKSWTSTAIGFAVAEKRLTVQDKVLSFFPEHADLKDKPFLADLCVQDLLTMSAGHEKEPLRSVIVFSPDWVRGFLNYPIAHKPATKFLYNTLATYMLSAIIQKVTGMTTLDYLKPRLLDPLHISGIDWESDQKGINVGGWGIRVKTEDMAKLGLLYLNKGKFEGKQILPAAWVEEATSKHIDQEPDASEDKKANGQYADWLQGYGYQFWRSRNGAFRGDGAFGQYILMMPAQDAVLIITSESQDLPDDLNQVWKNLLPAFKAKALPANPVGLKALAAFNTSRQIKAPVSSLQAALPTKSYSLGTNPLDFRQFNVDSKGTFTITTKDSTQHEFRLAQGAWATGKSNLVGPYMLRAARVDLAKKAPFDYAGSYRWVDSETLEITLLYFESPHHWTIKLKGDQVSVFNSFEPKTEIKIPQRK, from the coding sequence ATGAAAAAAGCCTCATTCCTCGCCGGACTCTTGTTCCTGTGTAGTTTTACTATCCTTGCCCAATCTTTACCACACAGCACACCAGAAGCAGAAGGCGTGTCGTCCGAAGCCATCATCAAATTCATTGAGGGCTATTCCGCAGATAAACACGAATTGCATTCGTATATGCTGATACGCCATGGAAAAGTAATTTCTGAGGCTTGGTGGAAGCCATTTGCCGCAGATAAAAAACACAGTATGTATAGTGTTTCCAAAAGCTGGACCTCCACCGCCATCGGTTTCGCCGTGGCTGAAAAGCGCCTTACCGTACAAGATAAAGTCCTTTCTTTTTTTCCAGAACACGCTGATTTGAAAGACAAACCCTTTCTAGCCGACCTATGCGTACAAGACCTCTTAACCATGTCGGCTGGTCACGAAAAAGAGCCTCTACGTAGTGTGATTGTCTTTTCACCAGATTGGGTTCGCGGCTTTTTGAACTACCCTATCGCTCATAAACCTGCCACTAAGTTTTTATACAATACGTTAGCCACCTATATGTTGTCTGCGATTATCCAAAAAGTGACTGGAATGACGACCTTGGACTATTTAAAACCACGCTTATTGGATCCATTGCACATCAGCGGCATCGACTGGGAATCAGACCAAAAAGGTATCAATGTGGGTGGCTGGGGCATTCGAGTAAAGACGGAGGATATGGCGAAACTGGGTTTATTGTATCTAAACAAAGGTAAATTCGAGGGCAAGCAGATTTTGCCAGCAGCCTGGGTAGAGGAAGCGACCAGTAAACACATCGACCAAGAACCGGATGCGAGCGAGGATAAAAAGGCCAATGGACAATACGCGGATTGGTTGCAAGGATATGGCTATCAGTTTTGGCGTTCTAGAAATGGGGCTTTTAGAGGCGATGGGGCCTTTGGTCAGTATATTTTGATGATGCCAGCCCAAGATGCGGTGCTTATTATCACATCAGAATCTCAGGATTTGCCTGATGATTTGAACCAGGTTTGGAAAAACTTATTGCCAGCATTTAAGGCCAAAGCCTTACCAGCTAATCCTGTTGGGTTAAAAGCGCTTGCCGCATTTAACACTAGCAGGCAAATTAAAGCACCGGTTTCTAGCCTACAAGCTGCATTACCTACAAAAAGCTATTCTTTAGGGACTAACCCACTGGATTTCCGCCAGTTCAATGTCGACTCAAAAGGAACGTTTACCATCACAACTAAAGATTCCACACAGCACGAATTTAGACTGGCTCAGGGTGCTTGGGCTACGGGAAAATCAAATTTAGTAGGTCCCTATATGCTGAGAGCTGCTAGAGTTGATTTAGCCAAAAAAGCCCCATTTGATTACGCTGGATCGTATCGCTGGGTGGATTCGGAGACGTTGGAGATCACCTTATTGTATTTCGAAAGTCCACACCACTGGACGATTAAGTTGAAAGGCGATCAAGTGAGTGTGTTTAATTCCTTCGAACCCAAAACCGAAATCAAGATCCCACAACGGAAATAG
- a CDS encoding type II toxin-antitoxin system HipA family toxin, with amino-acid sequence MNIPLLSYCPSTLAEGHSSYCRSAIQRLFSNHKVHHVLPYDSTASSDAVSGIFFENRTIMSISGVQEKFSLLLEKNKLRLAKPGESGHYLLKPIPTLGKNKHLMPANEHLTMQIAKQVFQIDTAENAIVFFQNGEMAYLTKRFDRDEAGLKRGKEDFAVLANRTPQTHGANYKYEGNYLELFQIMQQYVPAYAIEAPKLFKIILFNYLFSNGDAHLKNFSLLETIDGDFILSPAYDLLNSQLHIADSDFALLGGLYPKAQYQGKLINQFIHLGKMANIPEIMVERILEQMQANSTEIETLIRRSFLEESAQKNYYQSYQGRLKRLKYT; translated from the coding sequence GTGAATATACCACTGCTTTCCTACTGCCCAAGTACACTAGCTGAAGGTCATTCCAGTTACTGCCGATCTGCGATTCAGCGACTATTCTCGAATCACAAGGTGCATCATGTGCTGCCCTATGATTCAACGGCGAGTTCAGATGCGGTTTCTGGTATTTTCTTTGAGAATAGAACGATTATGTCTATTTCTGGAGTACAGGAAAAGTTTTCACTCCTACTAGAGAAGAATAAGCTTCGATTAGCAAAGCCCGGGGAAAGTGGTCATTATTTACTAAAACCGATTCCTACTTTGGGCAAGAATAAGCATCTGATGCCTGCAAATGAGCATTTGACGATGCAGATAGCTAAACAGGTTTTTCAAATAGATACGGCAGAGAATGCGATTGTTTTCTTCCAAAATGGGGAAATGGCCTATTTGACGAAACGATTTGATCGGGATGAAGCTGGACTGAAACGGGGGAAAGAGGACTTTGCGGTTTTGGCAAACAGAACACCACAAACACACGGGGCGAATTACAAATACGAAGGAAATTACCTCGAATTGTTCCAAATCATGCAGCAATATGTGCCTGCCTATGCCATCGAGGCTCCTAAACTATTTAAAATCATCTTGTTTAATTACCTGTTTTCGAATGGAGATGCCCATTTAAAGAATTTCTCCCTACTAGAAACAATCGATGGAGATTTCATCCTGAGCCCCGCCTATGATTTATTGAATTCTCAATTACATATCGCAGATAGCGATTTTGCCTTACTAGGTGGCTTATATCCGAAGGCGCAATACCAGGGAAAATTAATCAATCAGTTTATACACTTGGGTAAAATGGCGAATATCCCTGAAATAATGGTGGAACGAATTCTCGAACAAATGCAGGCGAATTCGACTGAGATTGAAACGTTAATTCGACGCTCCTTTCTAGAAGAAAGCGCTCAGAAAAACTATTATCAAAGTTACCAGGGAAGGTTGAAACGATTAAAATATACCTAA